aaaagtatttcacaGAAGTGAGTGTTGCGTTGCGTGTAACAGGAGAGAAAGGCCCCCACGAGTCGCCCAGGCCTGCTGCAGCTGCACAGGAAGCAGGTCCCTGCTGTTGGCAGCAGGCATCTTGGGCACCTAGGGTGGGCACCCAGGGCGGGGCACCCAGGCCATCTCCCCGAGCTCCTGGGTCTGCCAGGGGTCCTGCCCCTGGGCCTGGAGCAGCGTGACAAGCAACTCTGCCCACTGCACTTTCTCTCGGTCCCCTGCCAGCGTGGCCGGTGGCCTCAGCGTCCCCGAGCGTCCGTCAGGGTGGTTTTCGGAAGCTCTGCTCATCACAGGCCCCTTGGCCTGTTGAGACCAGTTTCGTGCTCTAGGCCCACCGCTGACTTAGCAGTGGCACTCGGCCCTCCTCAGAGAGTAAAAATAAACCAGCACTGCTTCTTGTAAGCCCTGTTCTTCCTTCTGAAACAAATACACGGCCTCAAACTTGAGAATTCTTTGATTTTGCCACTGAAAGCCAGCTGCTGAATGTTGTCTAAGATATAATTTTGCCTGTGGTTTATAACCCGTTATGTCATTAAAATTAGATCAGCATGCTGAATGAAGAGCCGAAAACATGTTCATTagaaattttaagtaattatGGGCTTATTAAAAGCCTTAAACTTTCCAAAAAGCCTAATCAAAACAACACCAGTGTTAACATTCTCCCTGTCTGTGTCGTGGCTGTGTGAGCCGCTAGCAGGGAGAGATTTAAAGTGTCCAGCAGTGTATGTGATGGGGTGAGCAGGTGTTTGGCAGCATCTGGAGATCCTGAGGTTGTCACgcttggggaggggtggggtgagacCGGGATGCCCCTACCCTCTGAGCAGGGGATGGGCCTCACAAAGAGCTGCCTGGTCCCAGCGGCCGCAGCGCTGAGGCTGAGCCCGACCAGCTGCCAGGCGGCAAGGCTGCTGGCTGTCGGAGAAGAGCGTGGGGGGAACGTGTGCACATGTGCGTGGATGCCACCCCACAGAGACAAGACAGGTGAAGAAATGTGATGCTCATTCGACTTCCTGCTTgctaaattacatattttttgtcttgttttgaagGCATTTGAAAACTTTGCTTTTAGAAAGAAATCCCATCAGAATGTTACCTGTGGAGCTGGGTAAGTGTTAACAAACAATGAAATGAAAGATGGGTTAAAGTGCAGCCTTCTGCAGCCACCAGAATGCGCAGTGGACACACAGGCCTGCCCCCGCCTGGGGGACGCAGCCGACGCCCTCTGCTCTATCCCTCTGGGCGCCGAGACGACGGGGCTCACAGGGCTGCCACTGCCACGCTGACGTCCTGCCTGTGCACACGTGTGAGCACTGGGGACGCAGGGCCCTGCGGTGCTCAGGGAGGGCGGCACCGGGGCTCTGTGGGCCTAGGCATCCTCCCGGTCCAGCTGCCCCTCCCCTCGGCCAGCAGGGTCTCTGTTCACCGTCTTTGCTTGCCTTGAGATCTTTCCCACTCACCACCCCTGCCCAGTACATGTTTAAAGGGCCTTCCTTTCAGACTCCTGCTAAGCTTCTGCGTTTGTCTCGTCCCGTGTGTATGCTTGGTGACCTGGCATCTGGGGCTCAGCACGGCGTCCTGGAGGTTTATCCATGTGGGCGTGGATGCCTGGAGTGTGTTCATCTCTGTTCACTTTCCATGTGAAGGGTTCTTCCACCTGCCTGGGGTCCCGGGTGTCTCCTGGTACGCCCTCCTGCCGGGCACCTCCTGCCTGGGCTCCGTGCCTCCTGCCCGGGCTCCCGGGCCCCGTGCCTCCTGCCCGGGCTTCCGGGCGCCTCCTGCTCGGGCTCCACACCTCCTGCCTGGGCTCCCGGGCCCCAGGCGCCTCCTGCCTGGGCTCCTCGCCTCCTGCCTGGGCTCTGTGCCTCCTGCCTGGGCTCCCGGGCGCCTCCTGCCTGGGCTCCGCACCCCTCCTGCCTGGGCTCCCGGGCGCCTCCTGCCTGGGCTCCGCGTGCCTCCTGCCTGGGCTCCTGGGTGCCTGCTGCCTGGGCTCCTGGGCCCCTCCTGCCTGGGCTCCTGGGCCCCTCCTGCCTGGGCTCCATGCCCCTCCTGCCTGGGCTCCTGGGCACCTCCTGCCTGGGCTCCTGGGTGCCTCCTGCCTGGGCTCCTGGGCGCCTCCTGCCTGGGCTCCACGCCCCTCCTGCCTGGGCTCCGTGCCTCCTGCCTGGGCTCCTGGGCACCTCCTGCCTGGGCTCCGTGCCTCCTGCCTGGGCTCCTGGGTCCCTCCTGCCTGGGCTCTGTGCCTCCTGCCTGGGCTCCCGGGCCCCGGGAGCCTCCTGCCCGGGCTCCTGGGCGCCTCCTGCCCGGGCTTCCGGGCGCCTCCTGCCCGGGCTCCCGGGCCCCGGGCGCCTCCTGCCTGGGCTCCCGGGCGCCTCCTGCCTGGGCTCTGCGCCCCTCCTGCCTGGGCTCCGCGCCTCCTGCCAGCCTCGTGTGCTGTGCCTTCGTGCGTTTTGCCCCCAGGTGTGGGCTGCACCCAGTGAGCACTCTGTCTTATTTACGTTCCTCACATGGTCACCCTCTGCTGCTCTTCACTTGTTCTTGAAGTTTCGTCTTCCAAATGGGGCAACTTTGTTGGCGGGAAGATCTTCTTTTGTGTTACACTGAGTCTTATGGCAAAGGATTATTGTTACTGTTCGGTCACTAcatcgtgtccggctctttgtgaccccgtgggctgcagcacaccaggctcctctgtcctctttgtgaccccgtgggctgcagcacaccaggctcctctgtcctccactatctcctggagtttgctcagattcgtgtcctttgagtcagtgatgccgtccaaccacctcatcctctgccaccccaggTTTTCTAAAAGGtcgtctttatttttccttcgtTGTTGAAGGATGTTTTAGCTGAGCGTGTGGGAAGCCAGATTGTGGGGACTGAGTACTTCGGAGACATCTGTGTTGTTGTGTGGATTCCATCACCTGTTCAGAAGTCAACCGTTTTGATAATAGaggtcacattttttttcctctggctgctctaagatttttcttttttcatttgactTTCGGCAGTTTGTCTGTGGTGTGTCTGggtgtggttttctttgtattCACGTTGCTCGGGGCTCACTGCGCTGCTTGGCTCTGCTTGTCGATGCCTCTCGTCAGATTTGGGGGGTTCTGGGGCCGCCGTTGTTTCTCTGGGCGTCGTGTCCCCCGCATGCCTTTCCCTCGCATCCGGCTCCTGACGGTTACGTGTGCTTCTGTCTCAGATGCGTTGAGTGCCCCTTTCCCAGCTCCTGTCTCCCGCTCTGTGCTCCACCGTGAAGGACTCTCTGTTGGCCCGCCTTTGTGTCCATCGGTCCTGTCTTCTGCTGTGTTCAGTTGACTGTTAAGCTCATCCGTTCTGCTCAGTGGTTCTCACCTGCACTTGAGgttgtgggtggggtggggctgggaggggcagaTAATGACCAATTCAGGTTTTAAATTGTTGCAGGCCAGTTGACGGTCTCTGTTTCTATGTGAGTCCATTCCGGAAGGCCTTCCTTTCATCTGGGGTCTTGAAGGACAGTTGGATGGACTCAGATGCTTGATCAGCAGGTTTTCTCCAGCACCTGGAGCCTGATGCTCAGTGTCTTCTGCCACCATTGCTCTTGGCAAGAACTCAGCCAGCGACcttgtgttgttcagtcggtcagtcatgtccgactctttgcaaccccatggactgcagcacgccaggcttccctgtccttcactatctcccggagcttgctcaaactcaagtccattgagttggtgatgccatccaaccatttcatcctctgtcaccctcttctcctccttccctcaatcgttctcagcatcagtcttttccaatgagtcagttctttgcatccagtggccaaagtattggtgcctcagcttcagcatcagtccttccaatgaacacccaggactgatctcctttaggatggactggttggatctccttgcagtccaagggactctcaggagtcttcttcagcaccacagtttgacagcatcagttctttggttctgagccttctttatggtccaattctcacatgcagacatgactactggaaaaaccagacctTGTGGCTGGTTCCTTTACATAATGACTTGTTTCCAAGGTTATTTTCTTGGTCTTCCAGAAATTGCACCGAGATGTCCTCAGTGTGAATCCCTTTGAGCATCTTGAGAGTGTAGATTAATGTCTCGTCGCCTCCGGGGGCTTTTGGCCGTGGTCTCCTTGGGTAACTCTTCTGCTCCTTTCTGTGTCTTTGCTCTCCTTACACACGTTTGCACACCTGCCGCTGTTCCACAGGCTCTGGAGGTTCCGCTCTGGTTTTAACCCTTTCCCCGTCTGTGATCTTCGGATGGAGACTTTCTGCTCCTCCATCTTCAAGTTCGCTTACTGTTTCTGCTCCATCTCGTGCCTGCTGCTGAGTCCCTCCCATAGATTTTCATCTCAGTCTTCGTGATTTTCAGCTCCAGAGCTTCCACTTGCTTCTTTTGTGTAGTTTGTACTTTTTATTGACATTTGCTGAGTCATTTCACTACGTTTTCCTTTAATCATTTAAACAcgggttattgttgttgttgttttcatttatttgagcACATGTAAAATGACTGTTTTGAAGTTTCTGTGTGCTAAATCCGGCACCTGGACCAACTGGAAGACAGCCTCTGCCGACTGTGTGTTTCCTGAGTGTACGGcccgttctcctcctgctcctccttttCTGAATGACccgagtttttgttgttgttgttgaaaataGGTCTTTGAGATAGCACGTGACAGATCTTTGTATTTTGGTTTTCACCAGAGCGCTGCGGTTGCCGTTTCCATTTCCGTATTTAATTTTATCACCACCATGGTCTTCATCCGCAGAATCCCTCTCCTCTgcagagattattttttttttggaagcagATCTCAGACATCTGTCATGACCTTTCGCCCCAGATCCTGGGGCACGTTGGGGGCCGGGCTGCCCCGACGGGCCGGTTCCGCCGGCTGGCGGTGCTGACGGCTTTGCTCTCCCGCAGGGAGCGTGACCACCCTGAAGGCCCTGAGTCTGCGGCACTGCCCCCTGGAGTTCCCGCCGCCCCTTGTGGTGCAGAGGGGGCTGGTGGCCATCCTGACCTTCCTGCAGATCTGCGCGGCCGACCACGCGGCCCCCCACGACGGCTCCCCTCGAGGTGGGTGGCGCGACTGTTAGGACGCGCTGgtgccagtgctctgtgacaccGGGGCCCCAGGGAGTCACACCGGGTAAAGGCGCCTGGCACGTCCCCTGCCAGACTCGCACAGACCTCCGTGCTCTCTCAGAGCCGCGTGTCTTCCTGGTTCCGCATGCATTGGTTTGCACCCTCGGTGCCTGTCACTGAGCTTGTTGAGGGTGGGTTTGGGTAAAAGCCCACTGGGGTGGTTCAAACGAAGCTGTCCTCACCTGCAAGCCCCCACGAGGTGACCACCCCAGGACTCACTTAAAAATACACCAAATGACCAGGCGGAGCAGTGGTCTGCATTGTCCTGTGTTAGTTGCTTTCCCGCCACGTCGGGTGACAGTCAGCATCCGTCTGCAGTGTTTCCATTGGCCCTCCTGCTTGACTTGAAGGACCGCCTCTGCCGGGACCTCTCCTCCTCTGTTTGGTGTTGGGCCGGGTCCTGCCGGGACCTCTCCTCCTCTGTTTGGTGTTGTGCCGGGTCCAGTTTGTGTCCGATGCTGAGTCAATTGTCCACAAGCAAATTGGACACATAGGCTCATTTCTCGTCACttcttaatactttttaaagCATGTCTTTGCCcattttgaaaactgtttttctttaaaaagaaacgcAGCAACCCCCAGCATGTAGTGGCCGGGGCCAGGCCGTCCCGGGCTCACACGAGCCGCACCTGCTGTGGCCACAGCGCGCCTCGTGCACCCTTGGGTTCCCGGGGAGGAGCCCGGGCCCGGTTCCGAAGGGCAGGTGCCGCCATGCTGACCTGTGAGTCCAGGTGCCTACCCGCCCACATTCCAGTCTCCCCCGAACACGGAGAGCGGCCTCCGCTTCAAGAAACAAAGTTGTGACCACTGACGCTGAACGTATTGTTcagaatttaacattttattgtataGTTAAAACTCATTATCTTTCGGTcccattgtattttttatttgtatttttacaaaGAGGGCTGTGTGGGTTCTAACATAATAGATACATGATCGACTGGGGAAAAGGGTAGAAAATGGTAAATCAATTAGGCCGAAAAGCTGAAGATGAATTCGCCTTGTACCAGAAGGTAACTTGGATGGACTCAGCTGTCTCAATGTGTTGAAGAACGCCAGGGGCCACTGGGTCTGGGGCGTGTGCTGCAGGCTGAGACTGGGCTTGGTGGGTGAGCCTGGGGCAGGCCTGGGCCTCCTGTCTGTCTGTCAGTCAGCACATCAGGTCCTGCCCCGCCAGAGGCCATGTGAGGCCAGATGACCCCCGTCTGTGGGGTGCTGTGGCCCTAACACCCGATGAGGGCTGTGGTGCACCTCAGGATGAATACGTTTGGGGCCAGTTTTCTCACTTGAGTTTCCTAGAGATCAAAGTGTCTAAAGTCAGCAAAAGTGTTGCAATAAAAAATGACAAGTGTGTGGGCTGAGCATCAATTAGAAGCAGATACTAGAAGGTCTAGATGGGGAAGATGTCTTCATTTATATGGACTTATGTGCAGTGTGAGGGCCTGGGGCACAGGGACCGCCCCAGCCCACTCTACACAGGGAGCCCCCCAGCCCTCTCTGTGCAGGGAGAGGGCTCCAGGCTGTGTCTCGGGCGTGGAAGTGCAACCTACTAAAATGGCCTTTTGTTCGCTGTCCGTTTCCCCAGTTAAAAAGATGACCATAAGGGATCTGCCACAGCCCCTGTTGGAGTTATCCGAAGAGCACGTGCCTAACAAAGAAACCATTCGTTCTCAGGAGCCAAAGGGAAGCATGGTAACAGAAAAGGCAGACTTTTTCCCACCTGTTGAAACACTAGACCCGCACGAGCCCAGGAGATCCACCGAGCCCCCGGAGGACTGGCCGAGCGAGGAGGAGATCCGGCGGTTCTGGAAGCTGCGGCAGGAGATCGTGGAGAACGAGCAGGCAGGGGCGCTGGGGAACCAGCTGCTGCCAGCGGAGCTGCCCCCCAGCCTCAGGGCCGCGCTGAGCTCCAGAGGGAAGCCGCTCCCCCGCCCGAGGCCCCTCTGCAGGTGAAGGCGGGAGGCGAGGCTGGACGCAGTCCCCGCAGGTCGTCACGGTATCCTGTGAGGCCCTGTTACGATGTCAGGGGGACATGTGTCCACGTCGCCCTCCTGAGACATGGCAGGTGCCAGCCCCAGTTTAGTGTTCAAGTTACCCAGACGGGGGCAGCcagggaaacaggctcagagcaAGAGGTCACAGGAGAGAAAAACTTACGCCATGTGCgtgtgcatggtgtgtgtgtgcgcgtggtgtgtgtgtgtgcgcgcatggtgtgtacgtgtgcatgtgtgtgcacgtgtggtgtgagtgtgcatgggtgtgtgtgtgcacatggtgTGAgtgtgcatggtgtgtgtgtgtgtgcatggtgtgtgtgtgcacgtgtggtgtgtgtgttcatggtgtgcacacgtgtgtggatgtgtgtgtgtacagagagAATGTCACCCAGTAACATTGGCGAACACAGCTCATACGTGGGCACAGGCGGTGACGTCACATCCAGGACACAGGACGCGGTCCGCGGTCACTCgcctgcagccccgtggactgtgtgGACGAGTCTGTGGTGAAAGTCTGTGGCGAGGTGTGAGACGGGCCCATCTGAGGTGACAAGGCTGGTCACTGTTGGAAAACAGAAGAGCTTAGATCCACGAGAAAAGGGTGCACGTGCTCACTGCACTGTCGCTTCAGCCGTTGTATAGGTTTGAGACTTTCTCAAAGGAAAGCATCGTTGGAGGGTCATCGCCGTGGGGAGGGTCACTGCCTGGCCGTGGCCCTGGGCTCACAGCACAGGGCTCCCCAGCAGAGGCCCCGATGACCCAGTTCATCTAGGTCCATGCCCACCTTTTCCCGCAGCAGCACAGTCTCACCTGGTCCCAGGTGTCGTCCAGTCGTGACctggcctggggagggggtggaggccCTGCCCACCAACCGTGACCGTTGGGACTTCCACAGGCAGCTGCCCGTGGCTCCTCGCTCGTGCCCAGGGGCCGACTCGGGCTGCATGACGCGCTCGGCTAACGACCTCGTGTCATCATAGGATGAAGATACCCTCTTTCCAGGGCGTGCTGCCCGAGCTGGACTCCACCCGGCAGGCCCTGGTCCGCACCAGCCAGCTAGGGAAGAGCAGGGGCCTGGGCCTCCAGGAACTGCGGGAGAGGCAGGCTCAGGAGCAGAGCAAGAGGTGAGGTTGTGGAGGAGTGTGCCCGGGTCGAGGTGAAGTGGGGGGGACGCCAGGGTCAAGGGGGTGCCTGGGGTGAGGGAGCCCCCGGGGTCGCGTGGGGCGTCCGGGGTCGGGGTCGGGGGCGTCCGGGGTCTTGGCTTTGCTGGAAGCCTCCGTGCTGTGCCCACGGCTGGGCGCAGCCCCTCGTCCACCCCCGGCCTGTGTCCCCCTCTGCTTCCTTATCCTCCCCCTGTTCCTCCCCGAGTCTGTCTCCTGTCTGTCACCGGCTCTAAGGAAAGCTGCTTAGAGCAGCGTGCTGTCCGTGGGCTCACCTGCCCCTACCCCGGGGTCCGGGCTGACTCAGTCGGCCTCGTGTGGGGTCACCTTGGTCCCGTCCTCACTGTCCAccctctgccctccagccccGCCAACTGCCCGTCTCCCCTGCACCCGGGGCCCCCAGAGACCGCCTAGCACAGACAGACTGCCTCCAGCATGCCCGGGTGCCCACCTCTGGTTGGGTTTGGCTGGCAGCATGCCCGGGTGCCCACCTCTGGTTGGGTTTGGCTGGCAGCATGCCCGGGTGCCCACCCTCTGGTTGGGTTTGGCTGGCAGCATGCCCGGGTGCCCACCCTCTGGTTGGGTTTGGCTGGCAGCATGCCCGGGTGCCCACCTCTGGTTGGGTTTGGCTGGCAGCATGCCCGGGTGCCCACCTCTGGTTGGGTTTGGCTGGCAGCATGCCCGGGTGCCCACCCTCTGGTTGGGTTTGGCTGGCAGCATGCCCGGGCGCCCACCTCTGGTTGGGTTTGGCTGGCAGCATGCCCGGGTGCCCACCCTCTGTTTGGGTTTGGCTGGCAGCATGCCCGGGTGCCCACCTCTGGTTGGGTTTGGCTGGCAGCATGCCCGGGTGCGCCCACCCTCTGGTTGGGTTTGGCTGGTGGGGGGTCTGGTAGGAGGTCAGCGGGGCGAGGGAAAGAGAGGGCAGGGTCTGTCCGCTCCCCCTCCCCAAGGCTGCGGTGGGCACAGCCTCACCTCCTAGCAGGGCCTGCTCTGCCCCCGCGGTCCCTCCCCTGCCTTGTAAATTGTCTGAATAAACCTTCTGGAATCAGCCCACCTGAGTGTCTTCTCTCAGGACCCTCAGAGCAAATGTTCAGATGGGCCCGCATGCTGGTCCCGTCCCACATGTGCTTTTCTAGTGGGGTTCCATCGCCTTCAGGGAAAGGCCGGTGCTGCCAGGCACTCAGACCCAGGCAGGGAACACGGCGTGCCCGCCCTGGGGCCCCGCACTCGTGACTGATGGTGCGGCTGAGCGAGGCGGTGTGGCCTGGGCTCCCCCGGGTGTCTGTCCACCTGCGTGCCTCGTGGAACTTGCCGCACCCCCACTGTGCCCCTCCAGGtgtcccccgccccctccccatccAGGCAGGTCTGCAGGGGCGGCTGCCCACCGCCCCTCCCGAGCACCTTTGCCTCCTCCGGCTCAGCTGGGCGCCCGGCCTGGGGCCCAGAGGCAGGGCAGACGAAGGTTGGGCTCCGCGGGGCCCAGGGCGCCACCCGCCCTCTCCAAGCAGCTCTGGAGTCAGAGGGCAGGTGGCAGCTCCCTCCTGGTTCTCTGCCGTGGGCCTGAGACCAGTCAGTGCCTCCAGGCCCAGCGTGGGGCCTCTCCAGTGGCCCAGCCTCCACATGGCCCCCGCCTATCTGTGCTCCTGCGGTTCCCCAGAACCTCGGTCTGTGCCTCTGAAGGAGTAGGTCCCTTGCAGCCCATTTCCTGAGAGGCGACAGAGACCCCTGAGAGGTGTCACAGAGAGGTGACAGAGGCGCCTGCAGTTGCAGAGTCACAGCTTCCTGTGGGCAGCGGCTTGGGGCCTGGGGTGGGCAGCCCCACAGGTGAGGAGGGCTCTGTGCAGGTGCAAAGAGGGCACCTGGCCCTCCCAGGAGGCATGGGAGGCGGTGCGAGGATAGCCAGCCTCGCACTGGGCCTGGGAATGAGCAGGCCGGTGCCTGCAGAAGAGGGTGTGGGGCAGTGACACCCGCTCGGAGGACCCAGGCCTGAGCTGCAGGAGGAGTGAGGGGTGACTGAGCTGCAGGAAAGGGGTCTGAGCACCCATAGGGAGCTCCTGGGAggcggggcagggaggtggggggagctgCAGGGGGCGAAGTGCTCTGTTTGGAACACCAGAGCCGGTGCCTCCCTCAGGCTGGAGCCCAAGACAGAGGCCTTGAGGGGCGGAGGCCAGGAGCCCAGAAGGGCCAGCACCGTGACCCTGAGGACGGAGGGGATCTAGCACCTCCCAGCAGGGGCCCGGACCACGGGAAAGATCTGGGGAGTCTGGGAGGGCAGCAGCTTCTGGGCCCACAGCGGAGGGCTCTGCCCGGAGAGGAGACGGAGAGCCAGGTCTGGGGGCCAGAAGGGTTCGCCAGAAGAGTCAGGACTTGGTTCAAACAGGCGAGTGGCTGCCTGGGCTTGAGAGCCGGTGCCCAGAGCCGGAGCCCGGCGTGTGAAGCCCCCGGCCCGGCCATCTCAGCGCCACGGCTGCGGCCCGGGTGGAGCTGGGCTAGCTGGGGACCTCCTGGGCGCAGTGCCTGGCACCGCAGAGGCAGCAAGCCCTGGGCATCGTCTGGGGTTTGTGGTGCAGCAGGTTATGCGCTGCCAACAGCCTAGCCGCGGGCACTGGGTGGCAGAGACGGGGCTCAGGCTCCTGGTGAGACTCAGGCGTCCCCCCTCCGCCGCGTGCAGACCCGTAAATGCCTGAGGCCTTGGCTTTGGAGCTGGCGGCCCCAGCTGGGCCCTCCTGGAAAGGGCTCTGGTGCCTCAGCGGGCAGGGGCTGGCCAGGGTCGGGCTGGTCCCCACCAGGAGGTCCAGACAGACTCAGAGGCGCCAAGCGCTGCCCAGGAGGCCTGGGTGTTCGGCCGGCATCTGCCCTCTGAGGGGGGCCCCGGAGTGAGGGGCTTTTGTGTGAAGCTCTACAAGTGACCGTAGAAACGCTTCTGTGTGAAGCTCTAGAAGTGACCATAGAAACGCTGGTGAGTTGAGGGCCGCTTTACCCACAGCGCTCACGTTCTGCTGCCCGCCCCCCGGCACCCCCCCAGAGACAAGCGATTGCTGCAAGAGTGGAGGGAGAGCACCCAGGTGATgaggagaaggcaggaggagcccgGGAGCCTGCCAGCCCCGCCCCCGCGGAGGAACCCGGTacgtggggggcagggagggggcgccCGCGTAGGGGAGGGGGCGCCCGCAGAGGTACGtggtggg
The window above is part of the Bos javanicus breed banteng chromosome 26, ARS-OSU_banteng_1.0, whole genome shotgun sequence genome. Proteins encoded here:
- the LRRC27 gene encoding leucine-rich repeat-containing protein 27 isoform X2; this encodes MEGQTHSRPVTPHPGGCAVVPRGVLPPGGLMEGSGSLSVPCGAGDRESQAGSKPASASRDVHQGVIFSSSAILDLSQSGLHHFGEIFKVPNLKQLHLQRNALCTIPKDFFQLLPNLSWLDLRFNRITALPSGIGCHKHLKTLLLERNPIRMLPVELGSVTTLKALSLRHCPLEFPPPLVVQRGLVAILTFLQICAADHAAPHDGSPRVKKMTIRDLPQPLLELSEEHVPNKETIRSQEPKGSMVTEKADFFPPVETLDPHEPRRSTEPPEDWPSEEEIRRFWKLRQEIVENEQAGALGNQLLPAELPPSLRAALSSRGKPLPRPRPLCRMKIPSFQGVLPELDSTRQALVRTSQLGKSRGLGLQELRERQAQEQSKSAHVLLPAPRHPPRDKRLLQEWRESTQVMRRRQEEPGSLPAPPPRRNPGAAKIAFATDPRENKKTPKNSPGKATQSKEKPLGLRGQILEETLKPQTQQLHARRSRFRGLAPLEDVGKAARDAEMARRLHDEVLKLRLRSALNRNHQCAALPRSLSLRPAVSRPQNIFFNPKY
- the LRRC27 gene encoding leucine-rich repeat-containing protein 27 isoform X5; its protein translation is MEGSGSLSVPCGAGDRESQAGSKPASASRDVHQGVIFSSSAILDLSQSGLHHFGEIFKVPNLKQLHLQRNALCTIPKDFFQLLPNLSWLDLRFNRITALPSGIGCHKHLKTLLLERNPIRMLPVELGSVTTLKALSLRHCPLEFPPPLVVQRGLVAILTFLQICAADHAAPHDGSPRVKKMTIRDLPQPLLELSEEHVPNKETIRSQEPKGSMVTEKADFFPPVETLDPHEPRRSTEPPEDWPSEEEIRRFWKLRQEIVENEQAGALGNQLLPAELPPSLRAALSSRGKPLPRPRPLCRMKIPSFQGVLPELDSTRQALVRTSQLGKSRGLGLQELRERQAQEQSKSAHVLLPAPRHPPRDKRLLQEWRESTQVMRRRQEEPGSLPAPPPRRNPKGSCCVFQGAAKIAFATDPRENKKTPKNSPGKATQSKEKPLGLRGQILEETLKPQTQQLHARRSRFRGLAPLEDVGKAARDAEMARRLHDEVLKLRLRSALNRNHQCAALPRSLSLRPAVSRPQNIFFNPKY
- the LRRC27 gene encoding leucine-rich repeat-containing protein 27 isoform X6, which gives rise to MEGSGSLSVPCGAGDRESQAGSKPASASRDVHQGVIFSSSAILDLSQSGLHHFGEIFKVPNLKQLHLQRNALCTIPKDFFQLLPNLSWLDLRFNRITALPSGIGCHKHLKTLLLERNPIRMLPVELGSVTTLKALSLRHCPLEFPPPLVVQRGLVAILTFLQICAADHAAPHDGSPRVKKMTIRDLPQPLLELSEEHVPNKETIRSQEPKGSMVTEKADFFPPVETLDPHEPRRSTEPPEDWPSEEEIRRFWKLRQEIVENEQAGALGNQLLPAELPPSLRAALSSRGKPLPRPRPLCRMKIPSFQGVLPELDSTRQALVRTSQLGKSRGLGLQELRERQAQEQSKRDKRLLQEWRESTQVMRRRQEEPGSLPAPPPRRNPGAAKIAFATDPRENKKTPKNSPGKATQSKEKPLGLRGQILEETLKPQTQQLHARRSRFRGLAPLEDVGKAARDAEMARRLHDEVLKLRLRSALNRNHQCAALPRSLSLRPAVSRPQNIFFNPKY
- the LRRC27 gene encoding leucine-rich repeat-containing protein 27 isoform X7, which codes for MEGQTHSRPVTPHPGGCAVVPRGVLPPGGLMEGSGSLSVPCGAGDRESQAGSKPASASRDVHQGVIFSSSAILDLSQSGLHHFGEIFKVPNLKQLHLQRNALCTIPKDFFQLLPNLSWLDLRFNRITALPSGIGCHKHLKTLLLERNPIRMLPVELGSVTTLKALSLRHCPLEFPPPLVVQRGLVAILTFLQICAADHAAPHDGSPRVKKMTIRDLPQPLLELSEEHVPNKETIRSQEPKGSMVTEKADFFPPVETLDPHEPRRSTEPPEDWPSEEEIRRFWKLRQEIVENEQAGALGNQLLPAELPPSLRAALSSRGKPLPRPRPLCRMKIPSFQGVLPELDSTRQALVRTSQLGKSRGLGLQELRERQAQEQSKSAHVLLPAPRHPPRDKRLLQEWRESTQVMRRRQEEPGSLPAPPPRRNPKGSCCVFQGAAKIAFATDPRENKKTPKNSPGKATQSKEKPL
- the LRRC27 gene encoding leucine-rich repeat-containing protein 27 isoform X3; translated protein: MEGQTHSRPVTPHPGGCAVVPRGVLPPGGLMEGSGSLSVPCGAGDRESQAGSKPASASRDVHQGVIFSSSAILDLSQSGLHHFGEIFKVPNLKQLHLQRNALCTIPKDFFQLLPNLSWLDLRFNRITALPSGIGCHKHLKTLLLERNPIRMLPVELGSVTTLKALSLRHCPLEFPPPLVVQRGLVAILTFLQICAADHAAPHDGSPRVKKMTIRDLPQPLLELSEEHVPNKETIRSQEPKGSMVTEKADFFPPVETLDPHEPRRSTEPPEDWPSEEEIRRFWKLRQEIVENEQAGALGNQLLPAELPPSLRAALSSRGKPLPRPRPLCRMKIPSFQGVLPELDSTRQALVRTSQLGKSRGLGLQELRERQAQEQSKRDKRLLQEWRESTQVMRRRQEEPGSLPAPPPRRNPKGSCCVFQGAAKIAFATDPRENKKTPKNSPGKATQSKEKPLGLRGQILEETLKPQTQQLHARRSRFRGLAPLEDVGKAARDAEMARRLHDEVLKLRLRSALNRNHQCAALPRSLSLRPAVSRPQNIFFNPKY
- the LRRC27 gene encoding leucine-rich repeat-containing protein 27 isoform X4, with the translated sequence MEGQTHSRPVTPHPGGCAVVPRGVLPPGGLMEGSGSLSVPCGAGDRESQAGSKPASASRDVHQGVIFSSSAILDLSQSGLHHFGEIFKVPNLKQLHLQRNALCTIPKDFFQLLPNLSWLDLRFNRITALPSGIGCHKHLKTLLLERNPIRMLPVELGSVTTLKALSLRHCPLEFPPPLVVQRGLVAILTFLQICAADHAAPHDGSPRVKKMTIRDLPQPLLELSEEHVPNKETIRSQEPKGSMVTEKADFFPPVETLDPHEPRRSTEPPEDWPSEEEIRRFWKLRQEIVENEQAGALGNQLLPAELPPSLRAALSSRGKPLPRPRPLCRMKIPSFQGVLPELDSTRQALVRTSQLGKSRGLGLQELRERQAQEQSKRDKRLLQEWRESTQVMRRRQEEPGSLPAPPPRRNPGAAKIAFATDPRENKKTPKNSPGKATQSKEKPLGLRGQILEETLKPQTQQLHARRSRFRGLAPLEDVGKAARDAEMARRLHDEVLKLRLRSALNRNHQCAALPRSLSLRPAVSRPQNIFFNPKY
- the LRRC27 gene encoding leucine-rich repeat-containing protein 27 isoform X8 produces the protein MEGQTHSRPVTPHPGGCAVVPRGVLPPGGLMEGSGSLSVPCGAGDRESQAGSKPASASRDVHQGVIFSSSAILDLSQSGLHHFGEIFKVPNLKQLHLQRNALCTIPKDFFQLLPNLSWLDLRFNRITALPSGIGCHKHLKTLLLERNPIRMLPVELGSVTTLKALSLRHCPLEFPPPLVVQRGLVAILTFLQICAADHAAPHDGSPRVKKMTIRDLPQPLLELSEEHVPNKETIRSQEPKGSMVTEKADFFPPVETLDPHEPRRSTEPPEDWPSEEEIRRFWKLRQEIVENEQAGALGNQLLPAELPPSLRAALSSRGKPLPRPRPLCRMKIPSFQGVLPELDSTRQALVRTSQLGKSRGLGLQELRERQAQEQSKSAHVLLPAPRHPPRDKRLLQEWRESTQVMRRRQEEPGSLPAPPPRRNPR